Proteins from a single region of Burkholderiales bacterium:
- a CDS encoding helix-turn-helix domain-containing protein has translation MSTGKLKRLQAAGWKVGTAKDFLKLSREEAALVELRLSLISAVKKSRLKHGISQIDLAQRLGSSQSRIAKIEAGDPSVSLDLIVRALIAAGATRRDLQKAFTSRERIAA, from the coding sequence ATGAGCACCGGAAAACTTAAGCGACTGCAAGCAGCTGGCTGGAAAGTCGGAACGGCGAAGGATTTTCTTAAATTGAGCCGGGAGGAGGCTGCGCTGGTTGAGCTGAGGCTCTCCCTGATCAGCGCCGTGAAGAAATCCCGCTTGAAGCACGGCATTTCCCAAATTGATCTCGCACAACGCTTGGGGTCGAGCCAGTCCCGCATAGCCAAGATCGAGGCGGGCGATCCCTCGGTCTCGCTGGACCTGATCGTGCGCGCGCTGATTGCCGCCGGCGCTACACGGCGGGACTTGCAAAAAGCCTTCACGTCTAGAGAACGAATTGCGGCCTGA
- a CDS encoding type II toxin-antitoxin system HipA family toxin encodes MSDALDVYVNQDLAGQLREVRGKLLFAYAKEWLGSDRFFPLSVTMPRHLEEFPDEISRPFFENLLPEGEVRAAIAKLKRVSEKNTFGLLEEIGGDCAGAVSLWSVGEVRKTDVSYTPISEKKLGTILADMQKRPLLVADDELRLSLAGAQNKLPVYYDGEQLSLPLGGAPSSHILKPGSPHYENMPVNECFCMVLANKVGLPVPKSAILRKPGPIYLVARYDRVIGTNGKLTRIHQIDFCQALNLPSSKKYEKEGGPSLTACFDVVSKYSSQAAKDRLGLILWVIFNYLIGNADAHAKNLSLLITTKGITLAPFYDLICTGTYLDLTDKLALKIGGENRPSWLQKRHWEVLAKESGANPRIVWKQINDLSEAIIAAAKVVTAELNLQVNEQILVDKICSIISTRSKYLLGLLKK; translated from the coding sequence ATGAGTGATGCCCTCGATGTGTACGTGAATCAGGATCTTGCGGGCCAGTTACGCGAAGTGCGAGGCAAACTCCTTTTTGCATATGCAAAGGAGTGGCTAGGATCAGATCGATTCTTTCCATTATCGGTAACAATGCCACGCCATCTTGAAGAGTTTCCGGATGAAATATCGCGCCCATTTTTTGAGAATCTGTTACCCGAAGGCGAAGTTCGGGCTGCCATTGCGAAATTAAAACGTGTGTCGGAAAAAAACACATTTGGGTTGCTTGAGGAAATTGGGGGGGATTGTGCAGGCGCCGTCTCACTTTGGTCGGTCGGGGAAGTGCGTAAGACAGATGTTAGCTATACACCAATTAGTGAAAAGAAGCTTGGCACGATACTGGCGGACATGCAGAAACGGCCTCTCTTGGTCGCCGATGATGAGCTTCGCTTATCCTTAGCCGGTGCGCAGAATAAGTTGCCCGTTTACTATGATGGCGAACAACTGTCGCTCCCTTTGGGTGGTGCCCCAAGTTCGCACATTCTTAAACCAGGTTCACCACACTATGAAAATATGCCCGTTAATGAATGCTTCTGCATGGTGCTTGCCAATAAAGTCGGCTTGCCTGTTCCCAAATCAGCCATTCTTCGCAAACCGGGCCCAATCTATTTGGTCGCCAGATACGATCGAGTCATTGGAACAAATGGAAAACTTACGCGCATCCACCAAATTGATTTTTGCCAAGCGCTTAATTTGCCTTCAAGTAAGAAATACGAAAAAGAAGGCGGGCCTAGCCTTACAGCTTGTTTCGACGTTGTTTCCAAATACAGCTCTCAGGCAGCAAAAGATCGTTTAGGTCTTATTTTGTGGGTGATCTTCAACTACTTGATTGGTAATGCTGATGCTCACGCGAAAAACCTGTCTCTTTTGATCACGACGAAGGGAATTACGCTTGCTCCCTTTTATGATCTAATTTGTACGGGGACATATTTAGATCTTACGGACAAGCTTGCGTTAAAGATTGGTGGCGAGAACAGGCCAAGCTGGTTACAGAAGCGTCATTGGGAAGTACTCGCAAAAGAATCCGGGGCGAACCCCCGCATTGTTTGGAAACAGATCAATGATCTCTCAGAGGCCATAATTGCCGCGGCTAAGGTTGTTACGGCAGAACTGAACCTCCAGGTAAACGAGCAGATATTAGTTGACAAAATTTGCAGCATCATCTCTACGCGGTCTAAGTATCTTCTAGGCCTACTGAAAAAATGA
- a CDS encoding helix-turn-helix domain-containing protein gives MTIIDLSSVKHLGRAIRAARKSMGLRQAEAALLCGVGVRFLSDLERGKDTVRLDTTLKVINGLGLALSLGSKKPFWSKDE, from the coding sequence ATGACTATTATCGATCTTTCGTCCGTTAAGCATCTTGGAAGAGCAATTCGCGCTGCCCGAAAGTCCATGGGATTACGCCAGGCAGAAGCAGCTCTTCTGTGTGGTGTCGGGGTCCGTTTCCTTTCCGACCTCGAAAGGGGGAAGGACACTGTTCGGCTAGATACGACACTCAAAGTGATCAATGGCCTTGGACTCGCGTTATCACTTGGCTCAAAGAAGCCCTTCTGGAGCAAAGATGAGTGA